The sequence ctttcttcattatCTACACTTTTCACTAATGggttaaaaaaccaagccaaattatGAAAAGTAACAAAAAGTAGctattaaaaagttgtttttagaatttggctaagaatttaaccattgtgcttaagaaagatgcaaatcgtTACAAGAAAcgagaagggaaaaaaaaataaataaccaaaataattactaaacgaaGGCTTAAAAGTATAAGTTTATATTTTCCGTAAAGCATAAATAAAAGAACTCCAACAAAACAACCAAAGTATAAGTTAGATTATTGACAATTTAGAACAAAATTGTTCAAAAAGAGCAACAATATGAATTGGGTTTGGTTGGAGTTACTTCATGAATACTAAGAATCTCTTTTCCATTTGGAAAAGCAAGaagcttttcaaaatttgtatgGAAATCCAAGGTCTTTTGGGAAGCAATGCCATGGATCCTACGAACCATTTCAAGAAATGCTTCTTCCACATTAACATTATCCTTAGCAGAAGTTTCCATGAAAAATAAGTCTTCCAGCTCTGCCAAGCCTcgtgcttcttcttcttccacttctcTATATTGATCCAAATCACACTTGTTTCCTACTAAAATGATCACCATATCTGAATTCCCCAACTCTCTCAACTCTCCCAACCACTTCTTCACGTTATCAAATGTAGCCACTCGTGTTATGTCGTACACAAGCAATGCTCCCAATGCTCCTCGATAATATGAGCTTGTAATTGCCCTAAATCTGTATGTACCATTCTTAAAATCTTCACATTTATCATTTCAAACAAATCTAACTATTCACAATTTTTATCCAATCCCAAACACTATATCTAAACCATATTATCACCCTACTTCTTGTTTTAAACGTCTTCTAATCGCctttaaaataacattttggtCATTGTTGTTAATTGTTAGTCTATGTACTTTTAACAAATCTTTGAATTTAGTCTTCTGATCTTTTTTTGTACTGACAACTGCAGGGTGGGAGATTGAATCTTTGACCTCTAAAGACGAAGTACATATCAATACCACTAAGTCAAACTCACTTTGCCCTTTCGAATTAATCTTCATCAAAATTGACTAAATAATACTAATAAGTTTCATgtacaaaaatataatatgtggatttttaataaataaataaataaataatttgaaaaaaaaaatcaacatcaaacaagctaaatttaagatttttttttaaagttctaAAACTTTAAATATAAGGACAAAAACAgtagttaatttaaaacaatacaAATTGTACTCATCTCTATATGTTTCACTATCATCACACAcatgaaaaatgaattaaaatatttcaaaaaatgaatAAGAAAATTTTTTCATGTGACAAATTATGATTTGATAATTTGTTGTtcaaaaaatatctaaataacAATGATAAAGTCTTTTTTAAGGGAGAAAAATTATGATAAAGTCCCTTTAGAAACTTGTCGCTTTTTCGCCATATACGTCCTTTGCGGATGCCTTTTTACCGAACATTTTTTCACTTTAGTTTTGACGTGGCAAATCCTCATTGgaccaataaaagaaaaagggttAAACAGGTGCagaatcaattaatttcttGTCACAGATTCACAGTAAAGaaacaatattaattataataaatttttttatggccaaatatcaatttacatctctaaattttaagattatattaatttaaaacctAAATtaagaattgtatcaatttaaattctaaactttGGGATCTGTATcgatttaaacctcaaactaataattatatcgatttaaaccttgaactttattagtgtatcaatttaagccttgaacttttataaatatatcaatttaaatcggaaaatttgtaaatgtatccaaataaaacataataaaggGTTTAAGTTAATACAGTTATGAAagtttggggtttaaattgataaacttataaaagtttagggtttaaattgatataattattagtttggggtttaaattgatacagtcTTAAAGTTTAGAGTTGAAATTGacacaattattagtttatggttTATATTGATACAACACCCGATATTAAGGAGTATAAATTGACATTTGTCATTTCTTGAATGGACAAGTtacttattttaaatataataagtGAGAGCgacatattgtatgtcaattaaaCTATGttcactttaatttttaaagttaaatctTACACctaaaaaagttagaaaaaaatataaatggaGAAATCCTCtagacaataaataaataaataaataaatcttctGCACAAATTCTAATACTATTTAAAAATATGGGCGttgttttttaatattcttttcattaaatacaaattagcatttagaaaaataaaatatgagacGAGATGAAAGTAAAATTTGATGGAACAACTCCAAGGATtataacttaattaataaaatgttaATGCATTGTTTTGTAGCTCAAATTAGTACAAATTTCACATCcttaaacaaattattaaaaaaaaaaaaaaaaaaggaaaaagagaagaaaacatTCTACGCTAATTGGGACAAGCTTTTAACTCTATGCTCGAATATAAAATTATTCTAAACCAAACAAACCTAAAAGAACAGGCTCAAATTTATGAGAAGTTTTTTTTGTCCTTACATCATGACTTTTAAAGAGCGTCATAAAAACTTGCTTATTTAATGTTGGAGTGTGGCTCGTGAGTCGAGAGAATAAATTTTGCCATGAAAAGATGGATTAGTCAATACCTTAAATTATAGTTCCAAATTTCAtccaaagaaaataataaattaataattccAAATAATGATTAGAtgaaaagggttttttttttaatataaaaaaatattttaaaatatttatactttatagtaaaaagtttcaaaaatatacaacatttttttacactttttgctatatagtataaatattttttttggatttttctatttataagaagaaaaaaacacttttggttCTAAACTTTCGTGAAAGTAACAATCTAATTcctaaattttgatttgtaacgatttaatccTCGTAACTTCAATTTGGTAATATATCGTTCTTATACTTTAATATGTAACAACTTAGTTATTGTTCTTTCAATTTAACAATTTATTTCTTAACGTAAACAAAcattatcaaaattagatgttgatttttattattttattatgtaaactttgtattttataaaaaatattgagtctctaGTTATTTTATCGGTTTAcgtaataaattttattaaatattaacacTAATTTCTATAGTAGGaactaaattgatacaaattttaaagtataaggactaaattgttatatagtAAAGTCTAGAAACTAAAGTGTTACAAAATTGAAGATACatagactaaatcattacaaaccaAAGTTTGTGGATCAAATTGTTATTTCAGTTAAAATTTAGAcactaaaagtgatttttaatctAATAATTATCATGTTAACATACTTATAGCTCAAGTGATATAATATTTTTACTATTAACATACATTTGAATTGACttaaagaaaaaagtattttaaaaaaattcatttatatttaaacacttttgactAAAACGATTTAAAATAcacttcaaaagttattttgagcgATTGTCtaacattccatttttttttctttctaaaatgacttattttttaaaataaacacttgaaaatgtattataAACATATCATAAATTCGAGGttagaaatttgattctcacgagcaaaatataataattactaTAAATTTAGAGGCAGTATTCCTTAAAACTTTTTCTTTAATGGGAATATCTTGTTTAACTTGAGGACATATTAGCCTTCAATCAATCACTAGAGGACAAGTCTaattaattt comes from Benincasa hispida cultivar B227 chromosome 2, ASM972705v1, whole genome shotgun sequence and encodes:
- the LOC120071892 gene encoding LOW QUALITY PROTEIN: ras-related protein RABA6a-like (The sequence of the model RefSeq protein was modified relative to this genomic sequence to represent the inferred CDS: deleted 1 base in 1 codon); the protein is MGDLLDEECDYLFKAVLTGDSGVGKSNLLSRFAKNEFRFDSKPTIGVEFAYRNIKLADKLIKTQIWDTAGQERFRAITSSYYRGALGALLVYDITRVATFDNVKKWLGELRELGNSDMVIILVGNKCDLDQYREVEEEEARGLAELEDLFFMETSAKDNVNVEEAFLEMVRRIHGIASQKTLDFHTNFEKLLAFPNGKEILSIHEVTPTKPNSYCCSF